A stretch of Rhea pennata isolate bPtePen1 chromosome 18, bPtePen1.pri, whole genome shotgun sequence DNA encodes these proteins:
- the AIF1L gene encoding allograft inflammatory factor 1-like has product MAAARRPSGGAPRRPPQDGRLEAINQEFLCDPKFSDEEDLEEKLAVFKEKYMEFDLNNQGEIDLMSVKRMMEKMGAPKTHLELKKMISEVTGGVSETISYQDFVNVMLGKRSAVLKLVMMFEGKANESNPKPSGPPPERDIASLP; this is encoded by the exons ATGGCGGCAGCGCGCCGCCCgagcggcggggcgccgcggcggcccccgcaGGACGGCCGGCTGGAGGCCATCAACCAG GAGTTTCTCTGTGATCCAAAGTTCAGTGATGAAGAAGATCTGGAGGAGAAGTTGGCTGTGTTCAAAG AGAAGTACATGGAGTTTGACCTGAATAATCAAGGCGAGATTG ATTTGATGTCTGTCAAAAGGATGATGGAAAAAATGGGGGCTCCAAAGACCCATCTAGAACTGAAGAAGATGATCTCTGAGGTGACTGGAGGGGTTAGCGAGACCATCTCATACCAGGACTTCGTCAATGTAATGCTCGGCAAACGCTCTGCTGTACTTAAACT GGTCATGATGTTTGAAGGAAAAGCCAATGAAAGCAACCCAAAACCTTCTGGCCCTCCTCCAGAGAGAGACATAGCCAGCCTCCCTTGA